The Neorhodopirellula lusitana DNA window CGCCAGTTCGGAGTCGCTCGCTTGCGAAACGCTGGCCGGGATCAGGTCCAAGTTGGGATGCTCAGCCATGGCTGGTGGTAGTCGGTCCAGTGATCGGACGATGGCACGCACGGATAGACCACGGCTTAGCAATTGTTCGACCAACAGTCTTCCTGTTGCTCCACTCGCTCCGACGACGAGGCAGGTCATATGAGATCGCTTTCGATTGAATTGGAATGGAATGAAGTGGAATGGAATGGTGGAGGCACTAAATAAAACCAGTTTGGTTTGATCCGTTGGGTCTGGCAACATTGTTTGGTCAGCATGGTCCGTTCACCAGTGCAGGGCCTAGGGGTGGACATCAGATTGGATAGCACGCCAGTTCTGGCCAGCACCCATCTTGAACAAAGTCGCCAGTCAGCCACGGCGGTCGTGCGATGTTTTGGGTGGTGTAAAAACGAGCGGTGATGTGCACAAAACTTCAGTCTCTTTTGGAAAAAACTTGTGTTTTTTTAAAGTGAAGCGAAAGCTGTGCGGGTTAGGAAGACGATAGAGACCATGAGGACTTTACTAGGCCACCACATGAAGGGCACGGATGTTCGTGAAACTCGCTACGACGACAAAGACGAAAACCGTAAGCCTGTTGGCTCGATGTTGTGGCTTCGTTGGCATGGCGATGTTAGGCAGCCTGCTTTTGAGTAGTGGTGCCGCCTCGGCTCAAGGTTATTCCAACGGTGGTTTGCAGGTTGGAGGTGCGACCAAGCCGGAGTTCGCTCCGTTGCCGCCAGCGCTGTCGCCCTATCTCGATTTGCTTCGTAGCGACAGCGGCGTGGTCAGTCCCTACCACTCGTTTGTGTTACCGCGACGTCAAATCACACAACAACAATCGCAGCAATCAGCCCAGATTCATCGCTTGCAATCGCAAGTGCATCAGCTTGACGCGGTTTCACAGCAGCGTCGTCGCGTTTCACGATCACGCATGCCAACCGGAAACGGTGGCTTCTTTCAACAGTACTCACATTTCTATCCCGCATCGAATAACCCATCACGCCGCTAGTGGCGACGCGACATTGTCGCACGAATGATTCCGTAAGCATCTTCCTTCGAAGTCTGTCTTGAACTTTTCCATCCAACTCTATCGACAACTCTGTATCGTCGGGCTAGCGATATGCTGGTTCGGAATCAGCGGCTGCGCGGTGTTGGCTCCGATACCCTTGCAGGGCGGAATGGCTGGTGGCGGGTTTTCAGGACAGGACGGCGTTGGCACGGTGCCGTGCGATCAGATGCTGGCCAATCATGTTGCTCAGCTTTGCGATGGTCGGGAAGCTTGGGTTCCTCGAGAACTCGACAAAGCAACGGTTCCCATTTATCGCGTTGAGCCGCCAGATATTCTGACGATTGACGTTATGTTGCAGGTCCCACACAGCACCTACGGCTTGAATGTGGGCGACGCGGTATCGTTATCGGTCGTCGGGACTTTCCCTGATGAACCGATCGCTGGCCAGTACGTCATTCAGGTGGGTGGAGTGATTGATCTTGGTTTCGGCTACGGACAAGTTGAGGTCGGCGGGCAAACGATTTTACATGCTCGGACGCTCATCAACGCCCATCTCATCAAGCAACTACGCAGTCCTCGGGTTTCGCTATCGTTGCTAAACGCATCGGGCATGCAGCCCATTTCAGGGGAGCACTTGGTGGGTCCCGATGGCACGATCACGCTGGGCCAATACGGATCCTTGCCAGTGGCGGGCATGACCCTCGACGAGGTTCGGCACTCGATCGCCGATCACTTGTCGCCTTTCTTTGCAAGGCCGAAGGTTTCGGTAAACGTCTATGCGTTTAATAGCAAAGCCTATTACATCATCACTCAAGGCGGCGGTCAGGGTGATAGTTTGGTCCGGCTTCCTTACACAGGAAACGAGACCGTGATGGACGCGCTTAGCCAGATCAATGGTCTTAGCTACGTTTCATCGAGTCGGTTGTGGATCGCGCGGCCGGATCGTGAGACCAAGACCAGTCAAATACTTCCGATTGATTGGGAAGGCATTTCCCAACGCGCCGAAGTGCAGACTAACTACCAGTTGATGCCAGGCGATCGGCTTTACATCGCGCACAATCGATTGGTTGCTTTGGATGGAGCGATCGCGAAAATGGTGGCTCCGATTGAACGCATCTTTGGATTCACGCTATTGGGGACGAGCACGGCGTCGAGGCTTTCGGGCGACGTGCTAGGGAAGACATCCAGTTCTGGCTACACAGCAACCTCGTTGAGGAACTAGCCGTGTATTCGCTTTGTAATCTCGGCGTCTGTATCGTTCGTCTGCTAACGCTGGTCCTGGACGTTGAGCGTTTTCAAAACGCAGCTTGGCCCTTGATGTTGGGTTGCTTGTTTGGATTGGTTGGGGGCAGTAGTGGATGCGTCATGCATCACCAACAACTCTGCGAAACACTGGTGAACCCACGTGTGTGTCCGAATTGCATGGCACGTGACATCAGTGAGTGCCACTGCTTTGCACCAACAGCGGATGGTGGTTACCACGAGACGAATTGGCACCGTATGGGCAACGCCTCTTTTGAATCGCCCGTGACGCAAAACTTTGCTGATGCCGCGCCACCGATTGAATTTGATGAGCAAGTACACGAAGGCTTCGATCCGGCCAGCGAAACATCGTTGAACGACGCAACCATGCAATCGTCATCGCAAGTGCTGTCAGATGAGAGCACCACGCCGCTGCGAAGCTTGCCTGTCGAGGCGTTCTCGCAGGAACCGCTGGGGCAAGTTCCGCAATACGGTGAACTACGCGTTGTGGGTGCTTGGGATTCGGTTGGTGGTGAAGGAAGCACGGTTGCTGCGAATTCAGCCCGGCGAATGAACCGACGCCGTCACTTCGAACCTGCACGCCGACTCTCCAAATCAACGGAATCAAGTACCAGAATTGTCGATCCACGGACACTGGTGGGTGCGTCGGAATCCAACCTTGACTATTACCAGCCTTAATCAACTTAGAACGCGAGAGATTTGCGGGGTAATTGCACTGCTAAGAACATTGTTGAACGGTAAGTTTCCTTGTTCGTTCGACGCCCCACTTTGAACACTTTCGACCCATATCAAAGCCTTTCACTACCTACTATGTCCGCTGTAGTCCTTTCATCGAATCACCATGCGAAAGCGGTGTTGTCGTCATCCGACGATCGACACGGTTGGGGCTTGCTGTTGTTGATGGCGGTGGTGGCGACGTTGTTCGTTCGCCCGGCGGACTTGTTGCCCGTGTTGACAGCGTGGCCGATCTATCAGTTTCTGATTATTGGTTGTTTGGTGGTGGCCTATCGGGCGATGCTGCGTCAACTCTCTTTTGAAACGATCACGCACCAACCCGTGACCGCCTGTGTCTTGCTTCTGTTGGCTTCCGTCACGCTGTCACACCTTGCACACGGATTCTTTTGGGCGGCTCGTAATTCAACTTATGAAATTAGCAAAGTGATTGCTTTGTTTCTGTTGATCGTGGGTTTGGTGAACACGCCCAGTCGATTGTTCTTGTTCGTGAAATGCTTGAGCGTCGCGATTACTTTTGTCGCACTGCTTGCGTTGTTGGATCGCTACGAGTTGTATTCGATCGGCGCGTTGGAATCGGTCGAGGATCGAATGAGGGTGGCTAACGAGACAACGGTGCAAGTCGACCGAATTCGTGGGACGGGAATTTTCAATGACCCGAATGACTTTGGGATGATTTTGGTGACGGGCTTGGTCTTGTGCGCTTCATCGTTCATGCGGCCGGGTGCCGGTTTGCGTAGATATCTTTGGTTGACACCGATTGGCATCTTGATGGCCACGCTGGCGTTGACGCACTCGCGAGGTGCCTTGCTTTCGCTGGCGAGCGTCGTTCCCGCGGCCGTGGTTTATCGCTTAGGTTGGAAGTACGCAGTGCCTTCGCTATTTGTACTTCCGGGCTTAGCCATGCTCTTCAGCGCGCGGATGACGAATGTGCAGGCGATGACTGACGGAACGGGGCAAAGCCGAATTCAGATCTGGTCAGACTGTTTGGTCTTGTGGCGACAGTACCCCATTTTCGGAACCGGACAGGGGATGCTGGTGGAAGAGATCGGCGTGGTTGCGCACAACTCGTTCTTGCAGTGCTTCGTTGAACTGGGGTTGGTTGGCGGAATCGCCTTTGCGGCGTGTTTCATGGGCACATTGCTGGGCCTCTGGTCGCTGCGTGATCGGTTCTGGAATCTGAATGACGTGAAATCCACTCCTGAACTTCACCGGTTGGCTCACTTGCGAATGTTTCTCTTCGCGGCGGTTTCCGCGTACGCAATGGGGATCCTTTCCATCTCTCGTCAATTTGTAGCACCAACTTTTTTGATCCTGGGGCTGGGGACGGCGGCGCAATTGGTTTGTCCAATGTCGCACCCCTCTTTGCGGTTGAATAACTATTTCTTCGTGATGTGCTTGCTAAGTGGAGCTGGAGTTTTGTTGTTTTGTCATGTTGTTGTTCGCGTCTTCAATCAGTTTTAGCGGGGACAGCAAATGAGTACTTCTAATGTGAAATCGTCTGGTCTCGGGTTGTCAGATTGGGAACAGGACGCCTTGGACGCTCGTAACGCGAAGCGTTGTGGTGCTGAAATGCCGGTGACTCGGATTCAATCCAAGTCAGATTGGCAAGCAATTGATTTCGCGGAACTGTATGTCTACCGCGATCTGTTTCGGTATCTCGTTCGACGAGAGATCAAGGTTCGGTATGCTCAGAGCGCGATTGGTGTTGGTTGGGCGATCTTGCAACCACTGTTCACGATGCTGGTATTTACGGTGATCTTTGGGCGGTTGGCTAAGGTCGGATCCGATGGAGCACCCTATGCATTGTTTAGCTTTGCTGGACTGGTACCGTGGATGTTCTTTTCGAATGCAGTGACCGATGGGGTCAACGGTTTGATTGGCGGCGCGTCGATGATGTCGAAAGTTTACTTTCCACGCATGTTCATGCCGCTGGCTGCCAACGCGGCTCGATTGATTGACTTTGGTGTCGCTTCAATCGTGATGGCGGGATTGATGGTTTGGTACGGCGTGTTGCCAAACGCGGGTGCGTTGGCTTTGCCGTGGATCTTGGCGATGATGTTTTTGACCGCTTCGGGAGTCACGCTTTGGTTGTCCACGTTTGCGATTCAGTATCGCGACGTCAAACATGCGATGGGATTTGTTGTTCAGATCTTGATGTACGCGGCACCGGTTGTTTATCCCGCGTCGCTGATTCCGGAAGCGTATCAACGAGTTTACGCGATCAACCCGATGGTCGGTGTGATTGAGGGTTTGCGGAGCGGTTGGCTGGGAACTCGTGTGTTGCCTTGGGACTTGTTGCTAATTGGCTCGGTCAGCGCAATCTTGTTGTTCGTGACCGGTGTGTCTTACTTCAATGCCAAGCAGCGTGTCTTCGCTGACCTCGCTTAAGGATCATGAAGATGCAACCTATTTCGAATCCGTCATGTGATCATGCGATTTCCGCCCAAGGAATCAGCAAGGCGTATCGGTTGGCAAAACGGCAAACCACGCCGGATACATTGGTCGGCGCGATCCAGGCAATTGCGAAAGCACCACTGCGCAATTTTCAATACTTGCGTTCGCTTGGACGAGCCCATCACGCGGCGAAGTTGAATGACGAAGATCTGTACTGGGCACTGCAGGACGTTTCGTTTGATGTTCCCGCAGGGGAAGTCGTGGGTGTGATTGGACGCAATGGTGCTGGCAAGAGCACGTTGCTGAAGATTTTGTCTCGAATCACGCAGCCTACTTCCGGCGAAGCAACCATCCGGGGGCGAGTGTCGAGTTTATTGGAGGTGGGAACGGGTTTTCACCCGGAGTTAACTGGACGCGAAAATGTCTACATGAACGGTACGATCTTGGGGATGACCAAGCGAGAGATCGATCGTAAGTTCGACCAAATTGTCGATTTTGCGGGGGTGGATCGTTTTTTGGATACGCCGATCAAACGATATAGCAGTGGGATGCAAGTCCGGCTTGCGTTCTCCGTGGCTGCTCACTTGGATCCCGATATTCTGATCATCGATGAAGTTCTGGCGGTGGGCGACGCAGAGTTCCAAAAGCGTTGTATCGGCAAGATGCAGGAAGTGGCTGGCGGCGGACGTACGGTGATGTTTGTGAGTCACAATATGTCGGCGATCGGACAACTGTGCACGTCAGGTTTGTTGCTTTCCAAAGGCCGTGTTGCCTCACAGGGGGATCTTGGCGTTGTGGTTCAGTCTTACATGGACGATCTGTTCAGTACGGAGTCGAAGGTTGGCAATGAGGAGACGACTATCATCGTCCAGACTGCCATTGATGGCGATGAAAGCGAGAGGATGTGGAGGTATGGATCAATGGTTCGTGTTCGAGTTGAGGTGGACACTCAACTTGTGATTGCCAACCCGGCGATCGATCTGTACTTCAACTCCAGTGCGGGGCGAATGATCTTCGCGCAGAGCGATCGTTTCGTCAAACATTTCGATAGTGATTCCAACCGATGGGTGTTCGAGTTCCAGCTTCGCAATAACGGTTTTGTGTCGGATTACATGACGATTGACGTCGGATTTCGATACTGTTCAAGCACCCGCTACCTCGGCTTGTGGCAGTCGGTTGCGGCGATCGCGCTGGGAGAAGTTCCAGCGGGGCACACGCACGGTCGTGATTGTCCGATTGCGGTGCCGTGTGAAGTGCAACTGATGGAGGCGGCGGCATGATTGATTCCACTTCAATCATTGGGCGCGCGCCCATGGGCCCATTCGTGGTGGCGGAGCGGACTGACTGGATCGAGCCCGATGCAAGTGAGTTTCGGTTTCAAGAAACAGGCTGCCCTTTCATTACCAATGCGTTTAAGACCCAGCAGTTGTCGGATCTGAAGGGCCGAGTTCGCTCGATGGATACTTTTATCCCACGCGAGCAAGGAGATTTGCTGTTCAGCTTGGTTCGCCATTTGAAACCCTTGCAAACGATAGAGATCGGTTTAGCGAACGGGATTTCGGCGTTGCACATCGCTCGAGCGATTCGGGAAAATGGATGCGGCCATCATTGGGCGATCGATCCCTACCAAACAACAGATTGGCACGGCGTTGCTTTGGCATCACTGCGTCAGACTGGATTGGATTCGCTGGTTAGCTTGGACGAGCGTCCATCGCACTGGGCGGTACCGGATCTGGAAGAGGCAGGCGGCAGAGTGCAGTTCGCGTTTGTTGACGGAAGTCACTTGCTGGACTACGTGATGGCCGATTTCATGATGATCGACCGGATTCTTGATGTGGGTGGTTTGATCGCGTTTGATGATTCGGATTGGCCAGCAGTCTTGCATGTGATCCGGTTTGCGGTGACCAATTGCGAATACGAAGTGTTTCCAACAGGGGTGGTCATTGAACCGAGTCCATTCAGGCCAAGGTTATTGACAAAGTTGGCTCGGCGATTGGTGCACGGGTCTGCTCGTTTGCAGCGAATCGTTCGTCGGAGTTTTTCGATTCCGGATGCTGAGCGAGGAATCGAAGGACGATGCGTCGTGTTGCGTAAGACTGCGAATGATTCCAGGCATGCATTGCAGGGGCAGCCGGAAGACTTCTAGCTGACGCAGAATTCGCCGGACTGAAAGGATTGAACATGAAGACAGCCGCAATGGATTTGCGAATTTGCGTCGCCTCAACGGGGTTGGGCCACGTCATGCGCGGAGTCGAAGGTTGGGCTCATGACCTTGGTCACGCACTCGCCGACCGTGGCCAGGATGTGTTGTTGTGTAAGGGCGATGGAGAAGCGACAGCTTCGTTTGAACGTGTGGTTTCATGTTGGACCCGAGAATCTGAAACAACCCAGCGATTGCTTCGCTGGCTGCCGCATTCCGTTGGCTGGCGGGTAGGGTTGGGCAACGCGTACAACGTTGAGCAGACAACGTTCGCGATAAATTTGCTTGGGTTGCTGCGGCGCGAAAGAGTGGATGTATTGCACGTACAGGACCCGCATGTCGCTGGTTTTGTTCAGACTGCAATGCGTGTCGGGCTCTGCCAAACGAAGGTGCTTTTCGGGCATGGGACGGAAGAGCCGCTGGAGTCTTTGGCTGCACTGGATCATGTTCATCATCTGGCCCCTTGGCATGAACGCGAAGCGGAAGCCGTGATTGGAGTTCGTGAGGGATGGTGTACGATCCCCAACTTCGTTGATTCCCAGTTTTATCGTCCTGTTGCGGCTTCCAGGTTTCGAAGTGAGTGGGGAATTCCTGAGGGTGGTTTGGTGGTGACGGTGTGTTCGGCGATTAAGCGCCGGCACAAGCGGATTGATTGCTTGATCGAAGAATTCGCGTCAGTGCGTCAGCAGCGTCCGGATCTTCCAGTCTGGTTTGTTTTCGCAGGTGGTCGCAATTCAGAGTCGGACGAGCTGATTGAATTTGGGAGAGCGAAACTAGGCGATCGAGTGCGTTTTGTTTCGGAGCTCACACGGGATGAAATGCCAGCGTTTCATGCTGCCGGCGATGTATTCGTGCATGGTAGTTTGTTTGAGATGTTTGGGACCGTTCTGGCCGAAGCATCGTCGTGTGGTGTTCCTTGTATTGCACATCATCACCCAGTCATGCAGTGGGTACTTGGTCCCGGTGGGATGACTCTCGACATGACAGTCCCAGGAAGTTTGGCGGTTGGCTTGCTTCGTTTACTGGACGATGAGCACTTGCGGAAACAAATGGGAACTGCGGGACGCCGATACTGCCATGATCAGTTCGATCAAGAGGTCGTGATTGATCAGATGATTCACCAATACGGCAAGATTGCGGGTGCCAGGGCGGTGGCCGCATGAGTGGTCCAGCAATCAATATCAGCGTCGTGATTCCTGCCTACAATGCCGGCGCAACGATTCGTCGAGCCATTGACAGTGTGTTGGCGCAGTCCTACCCGCCGCTGGAAATCATTGTTGTTGATGACGGTAGTTTCGATGACACGGCCGACATCGCGGGGCGGTACGGTCATCCGGTAAGGTTGATTCGGCAAGGGAATTCGCAAACCGCGGCGGCCCGGAATCTTGGTATTTCTAGTTCACGTGGCGACTGGATCGCGTTCTTGGATGCGGATGACTATTGGGACGCAGACAAACTTGCCAAGCAAGCCGACGTTGCTCGCTGGAATGATGACGTCAGTCTTATTGCCAGTGGCTATCGCACTGAATCACCAGAGACTCATCAGTACAGCGAACAGATTGCGTCGCCGGTATCTTGGTGCGACCGAGTTTTGACGCGTGAGGATGTCAATCCGTTTTTGCTGGGGACTCGGATGTGGACGGGGACCGTTTTGGTCAAACGTTCGGCTTTGGGTGACGAGCGATTTGTATCCGGATTGGAGCCGGCGGAGGATCGCGATCTTTGGGTTCGGCTGGCAAGTCGAACATCGGTGTGGTTGATGTCGGATTCGCTTGCAACCTGTGTGTTAGAAGCCGGCAGTCTTTCTCGTGGTGACATTCGCAAGGACTGTCAGTCCATGCTGGCGGTGATTGATCGACACCAGAGACAAATGGGCTTCTTGAATCGTCTTGTATGGCGGTCGTATACCTATTACCGCTGGGCCGCGATGGAGCCGAACTCGATGAAGTCGCTCTTTCTTTTGTTGCAGTCTTTCGGGACCTGGCCAGCCTCGCTATCGAGAATGCCGACCATGCAGACTTTGGGACGGTCCAAGCGATTGGTGCGTGTCGGGTTTGATTTGATTGGGAATGTATGTCACTGGCGTTCGGCGAATGAACCACGGGAGGCGTCGTTATGAGTCCTGTTTTGAAAGCTATCGTGCGACGTGGATTGCAGTTGCACCTACCGGTGAATCGCCTCACGAAGCCAGTGTTTGCGGTTCTCTATCGGTTGCACGTCTTGGTTCGTGAAACGTGGTTGTGGACGCAGCGGGTGATGTGGGCGGAACCGCTTTTTCGCAGTCAGTGTGAGCGTGTCGGAACGCGTTTCGAAATGGAACAGCTTCCGTACATGGTGGGGCGAGGGTGTATTCGCATTGGCAGCGGGGTTCGCTTGTCGGGCAAGCCGTCGATCGCGTTCAGTTCCAAGCATGGTGGTGCCGTGCTTGAGATCGGCGACCAGACATTCATAGGGCACAATTGCTCGATTGCTGTTGCCAAGGCTGTTTCGATTGGCAGGGACTGTTTGATCGCCGGCGGAGTCCGGATTGCTGATTTTGATGGGCATCCGCTTGATGCCGAGGAACGCCGGAAAGGACTGCCCACACCAATCGAAGCCGTTCATCCGGTTTCCATTGGGGATGATGTTTGGATTGGTCAGGGAGCATTGGTTTTGAAGGGCGTCCGGATTGGGAATCGCTCCGTCATTGGTGCTAGAGCAGTGGTCACTCGGGATGTACCGGACGATTGTGTCGTGGCGGGGAATCCTGCCCGAGTGGTGAAGTCCATTTCCTATCCATTGAGGAATGCTAGCTAGTAATCACCTGTGTTGACTCAAATTGCATCTGCCGAACATCGAAAACAGGGATCAACCACGCGATCACGTGTGCGCCGAGTCATGCATGTGTCATTGGGGACCCATGTCGGTGGCATGGAAAAGTTGCTTGTTGAGTTCGCCCGGTATACGGATCGAGACCGTTTTGAGTTGACCTTCGTGTCGCTTCAGGAACGGGGTGATGTTGCGAGGGAACTCGAACAGCAAGGCTGTTCGGTGATCGATTTCCATAAGCGAGATGGTTTGTCTCCCGGGTTGGTGTTGAGGTTGGCGAACCAGTTCCGCGAATTACGCGTCGATGTGGTGCATACTCACAACACCGCCGCGATGTTCTATGGCGTGCCGGCCGCGAAACTGTCGGGTGTGAAAACCGTGATCCACACGCGGCACGGCCAACGACTGGGTGCGACGAAGCGTCAGACGGCGGTCTTCCGATGGTTGGCCAAAGGATGCAATCAAGTTGTGAGTGTGTGTGAAGATGGGGCTCGATTGACGATCGACGAAGGCGTTGACTCGCGGTTGGTGGCCACGATTTGCAACGGTGTTGATCTGTCGCGTTTTGAATTTGCCGGTCCACGTTCCAATGGCTCTTGCTTGAATGGTCCTGTGACCATGGTGGCGAGGTTGAGTGCGGAGAAAGACGTGCCGACTTTGATCCGTGCAATGGAATTGGCGATCCGCTCAGCGGAAGGACTGAAGTTGCGAATCATTGGGGATGGTCCCGAGCGTGTATCCTTGGAATCCTTGGTCAAGTCGCTGGGAATGCAGAACGCTGTCGAGTTCATGGGCCAGCGAAATGACGTGGCTGCGTTGTTGGCTGAGGCATCGGTGTTTGTTCTGCCTTCGTTGTCGGAGGGAATCTCGCTGACTTTGTTGGAAGCGATGGCGAGAGGCTTGCCGGTGGTGGCTACCGATGTGGGTGGAACACCGGAAGTGGTGATTGACGGGGGAACGGGATTTCTGGTGCCGGCGGGCGATGTCGCTTCGATGGCGGACGCGTTGGTCGAGTTGCATCAAAATACGGGTGCCGCAGTCGAGATGGGCCGCCAGGGCCGGAAGCGTGTGGAGCAACACTTCACGATCCAGCGCATGGTTCGTGACTACGAGCGACTCTACCGTTCGGAGACGACGCTATGAGTTCAGACGTGCGATGTCAAGCTGCGACGTACTCGCCTAGCCTGGTTGAACGTTTCTATCGGGGAATTGTTTTGCCAGGTTTTGATTCGGTCGTGAAGGGCCGCAAAACCTTCCAGTTTGCTGATGAGCTTAACCAATCGCAGTGGTGGCCGGTTGAGAAGATCGAGGAACTGCAGTCTCGACGTTTGAGTTCTTTGATTGAGTTTTGTTGGCAACACTCGTGTCATTACCGGGACGCGTGGACGCAGGCTGGTTTGAAGGCTTCCGACATCGACAGTGCGGGTGATCTGTCAAAGTTGCCGCTGACTACGCGTGAGACGATGCGTGACCATGCTTCTCGAATTCGTACGTGGTTGCATGGGCAGGCGAGCGTTGTGAAGTCGACAGGTGGATCGAGCGGGAGTCCGCTGCGATTTACGATCGATACCGAGGCCAATGACCGCCGGGTTGCTGCGGCATTGCGAGGGTATGCGATGGCGGGCGGTGGACCAGGAACGAAGCAGGTCCATCTTTGGGGCGGAGCGATTGGGGACCAGGGGCCGTTGCGTGCGGCGAAAGAATATGTCTATTCGCGTTGGCTGAATCGGCGAGTGATGCTGGACAGCTTTGGTCTATGCGATTCCAACGCGGAACGATTTGTCAGGCAGATCAATCGACATCGGCCCGATGTCTTGGTCGCGTATACCAATCCGATCGACACGTTGTCACGGATCGTGCTAGAGCGAGACCTGAGCGTTCATCAACCACGCGCCATTATCACCGGTGCGGAGAAGTTGCACGTTCATCAGAGGCAACGCATTGAAGAAGCGTTTGGGGCCCCTGTTTTTGAAACGTATGGATCCCGTGAGTTCACGTTGATTGGTGCGGAGTGTTCGGAGCATGCTGGGTTGCACTTGACCAGCGAGAATTTGATCGTCGAAGTGGTTGATGAGGATGGACGACCGACACCGGAGGGTGAGGAAGGCGACATTGCCGTGACGGACTTGTGGAACCGTTCGACGCCGTTCGTACGTTACTTGATCGGTGACCGGGCGGTTGCGGGTTTGGAACGTTGTCCGTGTGGGCGAGGTCTACCGCTATTGCGCAAGGTGGTCGGTCGTCAGTTGGACATGCTCCCAACGTTGGATGGTCGTCGATTGCCCGGTGAGTTTTTCCCGCATTTGATTAAGGATTTCGTTTCCATACGGCAGTTCCAGGTGGTGCAGCGAACCATTGATGAAGTGGTTTTGAAGGTGATCGTTGATCAACGTTGGTCGAGCGAGCAGGCTGATCGACTACACGCGTTGGTAAGTGAGGGCGTTGGGCGGACCACGCGATTGCGGATTGAAGAAGTTGCCGCGATTCCGGTGACAAAGCAGGGGAAACATCGTGTCGTCGTTAGCCATGTTGTCGAGCGATCGATTCCGCAGGTATCCCGAGCGGAGGTCGCATGATGAAGACTGCTTTGCGAATACTTGCCGGGCTTTATTTGGTCGTGTTGCTGGTTGTCTGGGGTGTGATGAGCCGCGATGTGGGCGGTAGTTGGCCGGTGACTTTGTTTCTGTTTTCGCCTCGGTGGGTGATGGCGTTGCCTTTGCTCGGTTTGTTGCCTTTGACCGTTTGGAAGTTGCGTTGGTTTAGCCTGTTCTACCTCGTTCATGTTGTCGTGATGGTGTTTCCGTTATGGGGAGCAACTCTGGGGATCGATGGGGAACGTCGCGACGAAGCGTTGCCCGCGATCCGGATTTTGACCTGCAATAT harbors:
- a CDS encoding polysaccharide biosynthesis/export family protein, coding for MNFSIQLYRQLCIVGLAICWFGISGCAVLAPIPLQGGMAGGGFSGQDGVGTVPCDQMLANHVAQLCDGREAWVPRELDKATVPIYRVEPPDILTIDVMLQVPHSTYGLNVGDAVSLSVVGTFPDEPIAGQYVIQVGGVIDLGFGYGQVEVGGQTILHARTLINAHLIKQLRSPRVSLSLLNASGMQPISGEHLVGPDGTITLGQYGSLPVAGMTLDEVRHSIADHLSPFFARPKVSVNVYAFNSKAYYIITQGGGQGDSLVRLPYTGNETVMDALSQINGLSYVSSSRLWIARPDRETKTSQILPIDWEGISQRAEVQTNYQLMPGDRLYIAHNRLVALDGAIAKMVAPIERIFGFTLLGTSTASRLSGDVLGKTSSSGYTATSLRN
- a CDS encoding O-antigen ligase family protein encodes the protein MSAVVLSSNHHAKAVLSSSDDRHGWGLLLLMAVVATLFVRPADLLPVLTAWPIYQFLIIGCLVVAYRAMLRQLSFETITHQPVTACVLLLLASVTLSHLAHGFFWAARNSTYEISKVIALFLLIVGLVNTPSRLFLFVKCLSVAITFVALLALLDRYELYSIGALESVEDRMRVANETTVQVDRIRGTGIFNDPNDFGMILVTGLVLCASSFMRPGAGLRRYLWLTPIGILMATLALTHSRGALLSLASVVPAAVVYRLGWKYAVPSLFVLPGLAMLFSARMTNVQAMTDGTGQSRIQIWSDCLVLWRQYPIFGTGQGMLVEEIGVVAHNSFLQCFVELGLVGGIAFAACFMGTLLGLWSLRDRFWNLNDVKSTPELHRLAHLRMFLFAAVSAYAMGILSISRQFVAPTFLILGLGTAAQLVCPMSHPSLRLNNYFFVMCLLSGAGVLLFCHVVVRVFNQF
- a CDS encoding ABC transporter permease, which gives rise to MSTSNVKSSGLGLSDWEQDALDARNAKRCGAEMPVTRIQSKSDWQAIDFAELYVYRDLFRYLVRREIKVRYAQSAIGVGWAILQPLFTMLVFTVIFGRLAKVGSDGAPYALFSFAGLVPWMFFSNAVTDGVNGLIGGASMMSKVYFPRMFMPLAANAARLIDFGVASIVMAGLMVWYGVLPNAGALALPWILAMMFLTASGVTLWLSTFAIQYRDVKHAMGFVVQILMYAAPVVYPASLIPEAYQRVYAINPMVGVIEGLRSGWLGTRVLPWDLLLIGSVSAILLFVTGVSYFNAKQRVFADLA
- a CDS encoding ABC transporter ATP-binding protein, producing MQPISNPSCDHAISAQGISKAYRLAKRQTTPDTLVGAIQAIAKAPLRNFQYLRSLGRAHHAAKLNDEDLYWALQDVSFDVPAGEVVGVIGRNGAGKSTLLKILSRITQPTSGEATIRGRVSSLLEVGTGFHPELTGRENVYMNGTILGMTKREIDRKFDQIVDFAGVDRFLDTPIKRYSSGMQVRLAFSVAAHLDPDILIIDEVLAVGDAEFQKRCIGKMQEVAGGGRTVMFVSHNMSAIGQLCTSGLLLSKGRVASQGDLGVVVQSYMDDLFSTESKVGNEETTIIVQTAIDGDESERMWRYGSMVRVRVEVDTQLVIANPAIDLYFNSSAGRMIFAQSDRFVKHFDSDSNRWVFEFQLRNNGFVSDYMTIDVGFRYCSSTRYLGLWQSVAAIALGEVPAGHTHGRDCPIAVPCEVQLMEAAA
- a CDS encoding class I SAM-dependent methyltransferase, which gives rise to MIDSTSIIGRAPMGPFVVAERTDWIEPDASEFRFQETGCPFITNAFKTQQLSDLKGRVRSMDTFIPREQGDLLFSLVRHLKPLQTIEIGLANGISALHIARAIRENGCGHHWAIDPYQTTDWHGVALASLRQTGLDSLVSLDERPSHWAVPDLEEAGGRVQFAFVDGSHLLDYVMADFMMIDRILDVGGLIAFDDSDWPAVLHVIRFAVTNCEYEVFPTGVVIEPSPFRPRLLTKLARRLVHGSARLQRIVRRSFSIPDAERGIEGRCVVLRKTANDSRHALQGQPEDF
- a CDS encoding glycosyltransferase family 4 protein, with the protein product MKTAAMDLRICVASTGLGHVMRGVEGWAHDLGHALADRGQDVLLCKGDGEATASFERVVSCWTRESETTQRLLRWLPHSVGWRVGLGNAYNVEQTTFAINLLGLLRRERVDVLHVQDPHVAGFVQTAMRVGLCQTKVLFGHGTEEPLESLAALDHVHHLAPWHEREAEAVIGVREGWCTIPNFVDSQFYRPVAASRFRSEWGIPEGGLVVTVCSAIKRRHKRIDCLIEEFASVRQQRPDLPVWFVFAGGRNSESDELIEFGRAKLGDRVRFVSELTRDEMPAFHAAGDVFVHGSLFEMFGTVLAEASSCGVPCIAHHHPVMQWVLGPGGMTLDMTVPGSLAVGLLRLLDDEHLRKQMGTAGRRYCHDQFDQEVVIDQMIHQYGKIAGARAVAA